From Aspergillus luchuensis IFO 4308 DNA, chromosome 2, nearly complete sequence:
ATAACTGCTACATACTAGTCCACACCCCTCGGACGTGTCAGCGTACATTCTTCGGTTTAATCAATCATCCAGTTAATCTTGGCTCTGGATGATTGCAATGCTTAAATACCTGCCAAGGCATATACGTACTATGAGATCGATGGCATCCCCACATTGCTGATGATTTAAAGTCAAGCTCCCCTTGCATACCCCTTCTTTCATTTCGTTCATGTGGTCGGTGTCATCGCCACTCCTGACCATACCATGTAACAGACTAGTTGAGCTAGCACACTCCTGGGTCTTGAGCATTTACTGACGGAACAAATGTAATGTGCAGTACTGGGTATCATTTGCATTAATTCAAAGCACTAATCATTATCATAGAATAGTTTCTGCCTCACGGGACACAACTACTTGCCCCATGTCCTGGGAGGATGCAGCGGGTGGCTGGCGGCCGGAACGGTCCCCCGCGACCCGATGCTGAAGAATCGCCGCCAGCCCCGGCTAGCACACCCTGTCCAGTCCACCTCGATGAGATCGGCCCCCTCCTTCACCAAGATACGCCAGATAATGCGGCGCATCCCTTCCGAGTGGCACGGTATGCCTTCGTACCGAGCCAGCAACCCCTTTTGATGCGCGGTTTGCACTTGACTCTGGATCCTTTCGATCTGCTGTCGAGAAAATCGCCCGCGATGAGGCGATCCAATGGTCTCGGCAAAGTTGATGGAGGCACTGTACATTTGAAGCGCCTTGGTCAGAGACGGATCTTCGTCGGAGCGGGGAAAGGTCCCTGGTAAGCTCTGCTCAGATATTTCCAGTTCGTCTTCCGTCGAGGTCTGGACAGCAGCAGACTCTTCGACTTCTGTTACGACCGATTCATCCAAGAAGATGCTCTTGCCAACGCTCTCATGGTCGATGGAAAGACCATCAAGGTCCACTTGCTCTCGACCTGTCAAAACAACAGTAATAGGCCCTGGGACAACCTGCGTCCCATTTCGGTGGGTAAGATACCCACGTTCGCTGAGAAGCACTAGTTCAGATAAGAGACGAGGCCACATGTTGTCTGCAGAGGACCGGATCTCCAAATACAATTTGAATTGTAGTGAATCCTGTCCAAACAATCCTGTCGCGACCATGGAATCATGGTCAGGCTGAGCCTCAGATAAGCTCATAGCATCAAAGTGGTCCAAAAGTGGCTCCAGATACACCTTGCGCAGCGTGGACTCGTTCCTGAGGCTCGACAATGAAGAGCCTACAAGAATGTCATCGTCCTGTAGCCAGATATCGGCCTTGACTCCAGTACAGCCCGCCGCAAGGGAGTACTGAATGGAATTTGCATGAGCTCGTGGGTTATAGGATATACAAGCAGCTGACTGGCCTTCAAACTCTGCGGGCCAATGAATAAATCCCGATTGTGCATTGTACTGCTCGTGTAGGAAAAGATAGGAGACGCCGTATGGCAAGAGCGAGAGAAATTGAATCGCCACTCTAGAAGTGAGTTAGTAAGCCCTAATCGCGTGCCTACCGACAGCTGGTAGAAGACGTacaagaacatcaagaacaaACAGATCAGAGTAAGCGCGCGATCACTCCATCTCTTGGTCACTGCGGCACAGCATTTTCGAAGTACCCAAAGTACACCGGGACAACATTCCGTAGGATGAGAGCGCAACGGATGGTCCTCTAGCAACACCCACGAATAGGCATCGTACTCATCAGCACCGAGCAGGGGCTGGGTGCTACTCGCATCGCGGACGTTGACGTGGGTTGTGGCGGCCATTTGGCGGTCCCAAGTCGCCCACCCGACCTGCTGCATCtagaagggggtggtggaaggcGATCGACGGGTAGATACCAGAGAACCCCGGACGGGGAGGTCGATGCGGTGAgtgagaagcaggagggaCGAGGATGGTCGGATTTAAAAGGGGGCAAAGCGTGACACGAAGGCAGGCCCAGACAGCAAGAGATCCATGGTCCTGTGCGACGTTGGGAGGGCAGAGTTAAGTAACATGCCGACGAGCACACGAGATGGAGAAAGTggatgggggatggggatgatgatgatgtatagCTCCAGAGCACGCCATTGTCGGCGGCGATGGTTCGGATGTTAGGGAGAAGCACCTCATGGAGATCCCGTCTGCGGTGAAGGGTACATGTCGGTCATGCCCATCATCTTGACTTTCTGACTATTGCTCCGACTGCAGCTGATTTGCAACCTCACTGGCTGAAAAAACAGTCCTTGCATTCAATGCATTGATTGCTATTGTTTCCCACGCTTCTTCCAGGGGCATGCTCACATGTttgtggttgaagaagagtagACATGGAAGGATAGAAAGCATCAAGTCTGGGCACCTCGCGGAGCCCCGTTCCGAATATTCGCACCTCTCGTCTTGCGTGAGTTTAATTCATAAGGCCCCATTTATCTTGCGACTAGTGGCACTCCTACGGTAGCACCAGCTCCAATGGGCGGACGGACCATCCAATCATGATGATCCtatcccctctccctcatgacgatcatcatcacttATTGGTGCATCGGTGTGATGCAATCGGATGACTTATTGGGTGCTGCATGCCAATCCCGGCAATTGCAGGCCGGCTTCACTTTGATCATTTGTATCTTCATCAACGCCCCTCTTTTATCGGATGCTTGCACTGTCAATGGAAACTTGATAACGAGACTAACAGCTGGTTCCTTGGCTGAAGCCGAACCCCGATCACGTCCAGCAGCACCGGAAGCGGGCCAGGCACAGTAATGGACATACTTTCCCATCAGATCATTAAACTAAAGCCGCCGTCGCGTGTTAGCGTCGGGTCAATCACCCAGCATTGTTCAAGGGCATGATGCCACTAGCTGCCAAAGAGAGGGAACGCGTCCCAGCTCCCGACCGTGAAAGGGTGTGTGCCACAACGGTCGGTCCGTTGCTAACAAGGATTGGATAGTGATCACTTAGGAAAATTCGGTCGCAAATGATAAGATGGTAAGTTGAAGAATAGTTTTCGCAGGGCCTCACTCCTCCGGTCAACGGAGATAAGAGAACAGTCGGCGATCGAAGTTCGATCAGCGTGTCTGGTGCAAACAAAATCCAACAATGGGTTGTTCATGTCTAGCCCAACAGAGCCGAGAGTTTGGATTATGAAGCGATCCTTGAACCAATAGTTTAAGGTGTTCTCTCGATACGGACAAACCGGCCCCAGTTATCCGACTTGGACGATCTGCCTTTTGAGCCAGACTTTGGAGGTCTAAGCTTAGCAAAAGTCTCGATCGCAGCACAACGACCCTCTCCTGGCTCGCGAATCTATGAAGCCGCAACCATCACAGGGACAACTTGATGACCGTAAAGCGCTTCACGGAGCGCCATCGAGGCTGGAAGAACGCAATCGGATGAGAAAAGATGGAAGGCATATTCTTCTTACCCCGTCAAACGTGTCGGGCTTCGGACTCAGATGATCACTCAGTTCCGGTTATGCGGCGATACGGCGTGCATCTATTGCCCCATTTGGTCCATCAAAGTCGCCATGCTGCCCGCTAGTAACAGATATAGTAGACAATAATGAGTTGGGACTTCTATCAGGGCAGTGGTCTCAAGTGTCACCCGATCTCACACAACTGATTAAGGCCATAGTACTTTTTTTACAATAAAACGGCAAGGATGCATACTGCGGTTTCCCCTGTGATAGAAAAAGATCAGCCGAGTCAGCTAACACCACTGGGCAgcttatattttcttagtAGTCTCCCTGCAGTTATACACACAACTTAGCTTTGTATATGCTAGTGCGAGTAGCACTTTCGTGCGAAGATTTCATGCGGTCGGTTGGCAAGTATGTCAAGACCTTTTGAATCCGTGGATGTAGGAGAGTCTCCATCTAACGGCAACTCTAGATGAATCAGGACTCACATCACGAACCGCTCATTACTCGGGGCTAATTGACCGACAACATAGGCCCTTGAGCACAGTCTCATTTCTTCCACCATGACTCCATAGGCTTCATCGCGTATCGTTCTATAATCAGCGTAAGATTGCGGGGAGTCTCGTTCCCCAATTTTTTGGGCCTTGTCCTGCAGCATGTCTTTCTCCATAAGGACGTTTATGAAGCCGATGCTGCGGTTCAGATAATCTCTGCCCTGGAACTGTCCTGGTTCCAGGTTCTTCGTTGTAAGCATCAAGACATTTCGTATGTACCTAGTCCATGTCAACGAAGCGGCATGCCACCAGCCAGGCACTTCGCGAACTGCCGATCTAGGGCCCTATTCCCCTGCATGATAGGCGATGGAGCCCGTACTGCTGTGAGCCAGTCAATAACTGCGATTGCTTTTTCCAAGACACGGGATCGTTTAGAAGTGCGCTTGCTTTTTCACCGAAGACGTCAAATTTGACGAAAtgcccatcatcttctgcgaGCCTCCGATTACTTACTCCCTACCAGTTGAACACTGTGATTGGGGGAGCTTGACTGAGCGGCCCGATAGTACATCCTTTTCCCCAAACCTTAGAGCATTAAAGTATATTCTGCAACCAAGCTGACTCACTGAAGCAATTGTCAATAACATTGTCGGTCGGCGAGGAATGCAGGTTGACACGATACAATAACGAAGCCGGGGGGGGGTCAACTCGAGACTGACAGCTTCATGCCTTCAGGTGTCTTctaaagagaaaaataagtGAAAATATGAAAAGGCCGTGGTTTGTCCCATTTGCAGCGTCATGTGAGCGTAGCAGACTTGCTTTTGCCATTGCTGCCCACTCCTACTCCTGCGGATTTCAGACGCTCCCTAAATTCTCGAACTAATCCCCTGCTGTCTTTGACTATTACGATGCAATGCCTTGCAGATTGAGTTCAAGCTTTtcgaaaaaaagaaaacagatgGGTATTGTCTTGGAACGACTCTGATGGGCCTGCAGGTCGGAACAGCAGCTAACGGGGCACAATTGGATTTTGCAAGCATCACGAGCATCGCTTGAAACTGTTGATTATCAGCCAGCCACGCTGTAATTTGCTGCATGCAGATTTCTAGAAGGACTGTTTTTTGTGACAGAGCTAGTGGATGCCCGGGGTCGCTTCGAGACCCGTGCCCCAGATGGTTCAGCCAGCTACAGTCTACGGCGACTTGAATTGCCTACATGAAAGTTTGCAACTAGCGATGACCAACTTTTTAACTTTCACATGAGCATATTGGCTTGCTAGTTAAGCTCAAAGGTATGCTTTCGCAGTGTGTGACCGATGTTGACCGAGTGCAGCCGGTCCTAAATATGCTTCGGAGAATTGTTCATATGGTGCGTTGGAGACCACTTTCGTTCCCATTCTTCGCCAGCATAGCTTGTGCACTACTGAAGCTTACTGTTGAGGGAGGTACGATAGGGTTCCACATACACTAGGTTCTCGGTCGGTGATTGGTACGCTCGTGGGCCACGGGTTGTATCGGTGGTCCGGGGGAACAACCCAACCCTAAGGGACTATCAACAAAGAAGGAATGAATATTCTTGAGCCTTTCAGTGTCGGCAGGATGCCATTGCGAAGCCGACGCGAAGCGTGGCTGTGGCGTCATGACAATACggaagtggaggaagcctgcgTCGGTTACTTGGTATCCCTGCATATCCCCCGACCCGGTATCAGCACATCATCATTTGCCCTGATAAAGGCCAGTCATTCGACGTCGTCCTGAGCGAGCAGCTACCGGTAACCTCAAACCTACATCCTGGCGAGTGGATCAAGCTCAATTTCCTCATCATATAACTCCGCTTCGTGATTCGCAGGCGCGTTCCGCGACTAGATCGCCTAGTCGATGTCAGTATCCAGTTTCCTGCAGATCCGATGCTTCCTTCGACCACTTCAACTGCGGGCCAACGTTACCTCTCTCCAAACCCCGTCCGGCTCTCCGACGGCCTCCTCTTAATTCCCTCTCAAATCAAGCGGAGACCTGCCTGAATAGGGAGAGTGTCTCAATGAGCCCACACGCAATTCCCTCGCTTCCGCATGAGATGGGTCCATTGTTGGCAATGCTGCCTAATGTGCAAAAGGGCCGTCCTTGCCTCGGGGGAACTACATAAATAGGGACCATGCATGCCCCAACGATGGATGAAGTTCTCAGAATCCTCCGCTCAAGTGAGTTCTTTTCTCACACCAGTTTCGAGAGAGAATTCTCAATATGCGGATTACATCGGCATTTGCTTCGTTGCTACTGGTCGGCACGGCCGCCAGTCTTCAGAATCCCCATCGTCGGGCTGTTCCGCCCCCTCTCACACATCGCAGCATAGCGTCTCGCGCCGTACCCGTTGAGCGCCGATCCAACGACTTTGAGTATTTGACAAACAAGACTGCAAGTGCGTCATACCGTCACTAACCGCATATCTCCGTCTTACTAATTTCAATTGCAGGATTCCTCGTCAATGGCACGAGCATCCCCGAAGTCGATTTCGACGTCGGCGAGTCCTACGCCGGTCTTCTCCCCAATACGCCGACTGGAAATTCCAGCCTGTTCTTCTGGTTTTTCCCCTCGCAGAACCCAGAGGCCAGCGATGAGGTTAGTGGTTGTTCAATCTCTCGGTCTTGCCTCAGCGGGCTAATATTTGACAAAGATCACCATCTGGCTCAACGGTGGCCCCGGCTGTAGTTCCCTAGATGGCCTGCTTCAAGAAAATGGCCCTTTCCTCTGGCAGCCCGGCACTTACAAGCCCGTCCCCAATCCATACTCATGGACCAACCTCACCAACGTGGTCTACATTGACCAACCCGCCGGCACAGGCTTCTCCCCTGGCCCGTCGACGGTcaacgacgaggaagacgtGGCTGCCCAATTTAACAGCTGGTTCAAGCACTTCGTCGACACTTTCGACCTGCACGGCCGCAAGGTCTACATCACCGGCGAAAGCTACGCGGGCATGTACGTTCCTTACATTGCCGACGCCATGCTGAACGAGGAGGATACAACCTACTTCAACTTGAAGGGTATCCAAATCAACGACCCGTCCATCAACAGCGACTCGGTGATGATGTACTGTATGTTTCCCCTCGTATACCTCataatccaccaccaacaccatcactAACCACATCACCCACCAGCCCCGGCTGTCCGCCATCTCAACCACTACAACAACATCTTCCGACTAAActccaccttcctctcctacATCAACGCCAAAGCCGACAAGTGCGGCTACAACGCCTTCCTCGACAAGGCCATCACCTACCCCCCTCCCAGCCCCTTCCCCACGGCTCCCGAAATCACCGAAGACTGCCAAGTCTGGGATGAAGTCGTCATGGCCGCCTACGACATCAACCCCTGCttcaactactaccacctGATCGACTTCTGCCCCTACCTGTGGGACGTGCTcggcttcccctccctcgGCACCGGCCCGGACAACTACTTCAACCGCTCCGACGTCCAGAAGATCCTGCACGTCCCTCCGACCGACTACTCCGTGTGTTCGGAGACCGTCATCTTCGCCAACGGCGACGGCAGTGACCCCAGTTCCTGGGGTCCCCTACCCAGCGTCATCGAACGCACTAACAACACTATCATCGGCCACGGCTGGCTCGATtacctcctcttcttgaacGGCTCCCTCGCCACCATCCAGAACATGACCTGGAACGGTAAGCAAGGGTTCCAAAGTCCCCCGGTGGAACCGCTCTTCGTTCCTTACCACTACGGTCTGGCTGAGCTGTACTGGGGTGATGAGCCCGACCCGTATAACCTTGATGCCGGTGCCGGGTACCTGGGTACGGCGCATACCGAGCGTGGGCTTACTTTCAGCTCGGTATATTTGTCCGGTCATGGTAAGTTCATCCTATCCCCTTCGAACAAAGTATAATGATCGTTGAAAGAGTGCTGATTGTTCTTTCCCTCGTGATAGAAATCCCGCAGTATGTTCCTGGTGCGGCTTATCGCCAGTTGGAGTTCTTGCTTGGTAGAATTGATAGTCTTTCTGCGAAGGGGGACTATACCTCTTAACTTTCAGTTGATGGAGACCCAAAAGATGATCAGGACGTGATTGGATGGTTTTAGATGGGAATGCGTGCACatatgagatgagatgatgtatCAATGAGGGTCTGATGACTTGTACATATGTAGATGGGTAGTTAAAAAGGAAATTATAGGATAGGGTATGCGACATATCATGGAATGTATGTACACCAACCACGTGGGTTCAGTCAAGGGGCTTACTGCAGTTTCATCCGAATCCGCGTATAACCGGTATTGAGCACACAGCCTCCTGTTCGTCATATGATGACTAGTACTGCCTGTATTTAATTCTTACAGTTGCCAAGTTTGGAAACGTTTCACATCAGGTATGTTTGGTCGCTAAATGCTCAAGTGTAGTAAGGTATCTATATAGGCTCACAAAAACAAATTCAATGCATACATCCTCCAAAAGCGGTAGCTAAGGCGTCCTGGCACCCTCGCCAATTCCCATCAACCCTCCAGCTATACCATTCATGCGCCGGTCAATCAGGTCTTCCTCGCTGGCAAGGCTGTTGATACTTCGGTTTCTCTCCCGCAAAGGAACAGGACTCGGCGATCCAGAGATATACCCGTCTCGAGGAGGGATCGTTAACCTCATGGGTGTGGGACGCTGTTTCTTGGTGATTCCTGGCCGCAGAGTTCGCCCTCGGGAGACGCTACGAATGCGTTCCTTTTTAGCATCCTCGCTGTCGCCATCCTTGGCAGCGATAGCTTGACTTTCAATATCGGTACTGTCGATGGGGGCGCTGGAGCTGCGATGCAGTGGCGTCAGTGGTGTCAATTTCTTGATGCCTATCTCGAGAGGCCTATCCTCGTCGCCGGATGACTCTCCGGTGAGATGGCGTCTGTGATTGCGCGAGTTGTTTCCACGAGGAACGGACTTAGGTCCCTTTGGTAATTGTGTACCGTTGGTGAGGGCCTTAGTATAAGAGGATGATCTTTTAGCCTGGGCGAGATCGAATAGATCTTGAATCCAACTTGCGCAGCGATAGATGTGCTTCCAGCTATCTGGAAAGAAGCCTGCCATTTGCATGAACCCGTGAGATATTCCGGGCAATAGGGATACCTCGACGTGGTCTTTAGCGTTGAACCTACGATAAGACTTTTCGAGGCCCAGTTCTTGTCGTTCCTGAAATTGGCGGAGCTTAGCGTGTCTCAGTCGCCCGGCGAAGATGACCGTGTCGTCTACTAGAGGGTCACGTTCTCCGGTGATAATGTACGTCTTGGGAAAGCGTGCTAGAAGGTCTTCGGGAGCCAAGGCTGGGGAGAGTAGGTAGTCCGTATTGAAGTCGGGGCGGTTGTGCGGTCCGATATATAGGATGATCATTGCCCTCATCATCTCAGGGGTTAATATACGATCATTGACGTACGATATCATCGATGAGACGGCCAGCCGTGTTTGGATCTGCTTAGGCTGGTGCTCAGTGATAGCAGCCGCTTCATTTTCAGGAATGTCCATCTTCTGTTGCTGTGCCAACTTCTCCGAGGTCGCGTCAACCAAATTTCCAACTTCCAAGTCTGCATCAGAGAAAGAGTCACGCTGGAAATCTCCGAACGACGTTCCCGGAGAAGTAAAAGGCGTCAATCGGTGATAGTCCATATCTTTCCTGCGGAGCACGCTCTCATTGGTTCGACGTGTGCTTTTCTCTTGGATCAACGCCATTTGCTCTTCTGTCATCCAGCTTTCTATCTTCATGTTCAGCGCGGGATAGGGTAGAACCAGCCCGTCCGGGGGTGGAAGCATGTTTTGTCCTTGCCATCTAGAGGCATGTGTACTGCCGGATTGAAGGATCATAAGGGTGACGCCTGTGGCGAGATTACCACCAGCACTATCACCAGTGATGACGACACGAGGACGAGTCCGTCCGTTGAGGCCCAAGCACCGCCCACGGGTAGAGACAATGGAATGATATACATCATAACACTCGTTTAAAGCATACGGATACGGGTACTCCGGTGCCTTCTTGTAGTCGAGACTCAGTACGGGAACTTTGGTTCTCGCCGCCCAGGCCAGAAGTCGGTCTTCGGAATGCCGAGGGCTCATCGAAACAAAACCACCCCCAGGAATATCAAGGACAATGCATGTTTGATCACGTAGCGCAGTCAATGACCCATCGAAGTAAAGCCATGCATTTGTCGGCTCCTTGTATATCGAGGACGCTGGTCGGGGGATACGGATGGCACGCGGAGGGTACCTCGTGAGCCGCGGGCGGCCCAATTTGGCGAGTGCCCAGAGATACGGTGTGGTGCTCTTATTCCATGACACACGCATATGCTCTACTGTGAGTGTAGCACGTACCCGGCGAACCTTCTCATCTGCCTGTTCTGCTGCGATAAGGTAATAACCAGAGAAAACCAGAGACGCAATATCTCGTAGCCATTTTGGCTTTATCCCCATTGCCGTCCAGAACCCAGCGTCTAATCCAGTCGCGATCCATGTTGCCCGGAAAAAGGAGCGCGAGTAGAGGTTGGCTAAAGGCTCAGGGCACTCAAGGCCGACAATTTTCGCAAAATTGCGGCAAATATAGAGCCAGAGGAAAACAAGGACAGTGGTTTGCCAGACGCTCAGCTTTTTTGAGAGGCGCGACGAGATTTTGCGGATAAAAGGAGGGCCATTCTTGTTTCCTCTACGATTGATCTGTCAGCAAAACAGCGGTAAGAGACGAACAATCGAGACGCACCTTAATAGATAGGTAGACCAGAATACAAGTACAGCAAGAACCTGGATCTTCCGGAACTTTGTAGATGGCCGCCCAAGGACGTGGTCTGGATGTATAGATTAGCAGCAGACTCATGACATCCCATGGGGTTCGCTGGGCCGTCAGTTACCTATCATTTTCCCAAGACAACCCCGGGTAGGAATCAGGCAGCAGCGGTCTATAAGGGCTCTGAAAGAcgttctataaaatatacaaGATGCTTAAAAGTATACGGAAGAGAAATAGTGGAAGATAATCAAATGGAAAAATTCATATTTCAAC
This genomic window contains:
- the AIM6_2 gene encoding uncharacterized protein (COG:S;~EggNog:ENOG410PITV;~TransMembrane:1 (i82-108o)), with translation MQQVGWATWDRQMAATTHVNVRDASSTQPLLGADEYDAYSWVLLEDHPLRSHPTECCPGVLWVLRKCCAAVTKRWSDRALTLICLFLMFLVAIQFLSLLPYGVSYLFLHEQYNAQSGFIHWPAEFEGQSAACISYNPRAHANSIQYSLAAGCTGVKADIWLQDDDILVGSSLSSLRNESTLRKVYLEPLLDHFDAMSLSEAQPDHDSMVATGLFGQDSLQFKLYLEIRSSADNMWPRLLSELVLLSERGYLTHRNGTQVVPGPITVVLTGREQVDLDGLSIDHESVGKSIFLDESVVTEVEESAAVQTSTEDELEISEQSLPGTFPRSDEDPSLTKALQMYSASINFAETIGSPHRGRFSRQQIERIQSQVQTAHQKGLLARYEGIPCHSEGMRRIIWRILVKEGADLIEVDWTGCASRGWRRFFSIGSRGTVPAASHPLHPPRTWGK
- the cpdS gene encoding putative serine carboxypeptidase (CpdS) (COG:E,O;~EggNog:ENOG410PG21;~InterPro:IPR018202,IPR001563,IPR033124,IPR029058;~MEROPS:MER0001944;~PFAM:PF00450;~SECRETED:SignalP(1-18);~go_function: GO:0004185 - serine-type carboxypeptidase activity [Evidence IEA];~go_process: GO:0006508 - proteolysis [Evidence IEA]) yields the protein MRITSAFASLLLVGTAASLQNPHRRAVPPPLTHRSIASRAVPVERRSNDFEYLTNKTARFLVNGTSIPEVDFDVGESYAGLLPNTPTGNSSLFFWFFPSQNPEASDEITIWLNGGPGCSSLDGLLQENGPFLWQPGTYKPVPNPYSWTNLTNVVYIDQPAGTGFSPGPSTVNDEEDVAAQFNSWFKHFVDTFDLHGRKVYITGESYAGMYVPYIADAMLNEEDTTYFNLKGIQINDPSINSDSVMMYSPAVRHLNHYNNIFRLNSTFLSYINAKADKCGYNAFLDKAITYPPPSPFPTAPEITEDCQVWDEVVMAAYDINPCFNYYHLIDFCPYLWDVLGFPSLGTGPDNYFNRSDVQKILHVPPTDYSVCSETVIFANGDGSDPSSWGPLPSVIERTNNTIIGHGWLDYLLFLNGSLATIQNMTWNGKQGFQSPPVEPLFVPYHYGLAELYWGDEPDPYNLDAGAGYLGTAHTERGLTFSSVYLSGHEIPQYVPGAAYRQLEFLLGRIDSLSAKGDYTS
- a CDS encoding putative lipase (CAZy:CE10;~COG:I;~EggNog:ENOG410PGXG;~InterPro:IPR029058,IPR013094;~MEROPS:MER0033274;~PFAM:PF07859;~TransMembrane:2 (o12-30i51-71o);~go_function: GO:0016787 - hydrolase activity [Evidence IEA]); the encoded protein is MIDHVLGRPSTKFRKIQVLAVLVFWSTYLLRGNKNGPPFIRKISSRLSKKLSVWQTTVLVFLWLYICRNFAKIVGLECPEPLANLYSRSFFRATWIATGLDAGFWTAMGIKPKWLRDIASLVFSGYYLIAAEQADEKVRRVRATLTVEHMRVSWNKSTTPYLWALAKLGRPRLTRYPPRAIRIPRPASSIYKEPTNAWLYFDGSLTALRDQTCIVLDIPGGGFVSMSPRHSEDRLLAWAARTKVPVLSLDYKKAPEYPYPYALNECYDVYHSIVSTRGRCLGLNGRTRPRVVITGDSAGGNLATGVTLMILQSGSTHASRWQGQNMLPPPDGLVLPYPALNMKIESWMTEEQMALIQEKSTRRTNESVLRRKDMDYHRLTPFTSPGTSFGDFQRDSFSDADLEVGNLVDATSEKLAQQQKMDIPENEAAAITEHQPKQIQTRLAVSSMISYVNDRILTPEMMRAMIILYIGPHNRPDFNTDYLLSPALAPEDLLARFPKTYIITGERDPLVDDTVIFAGRLRHAKLRQFQERQELGLEKSYRRFNAKDHVEVSLLPGISHGFMQMAGFFPDSWKHIYRCASWIQDLFDLAQAKRSSSYTKALTNGTQLPKGPKSVPRGNNSRNHRRHLTGESSGDEDRPLEIGIKKLTPLTPLHRSSSAPIDSTDIESQAIAAKDGDSEDAKKERIRSVSRGRTLRPGITKKQRPTPMRLTIPPRDGYISGSPSPVPLRERNRSINSLASEEDLIDRRMNGIAGGLMGIGEGARTP